Within the Aythya fuligula isolate bAytFul2 chromosome 19, bAytFul2.pri, whole genome shotgun sequence genome, the region ggcTTCAGCAAGGCTCAGTCCTCAGTTTCAGCAAACTCTACCAGAGACTGCCCTGCATCCCAGCCCCCTGAACTTCCACACATAGGGCAGCCCCCAAGTTTGCCTTCACCCTCATACAGGGTTGTCCCAAATTGTGGTGCAGGGCCACTGCACGGCACCAGCTGTGGGCAGGGCTGAAGGTGGGGTCTCTGAAGCCCTACATGGGGTCTCCCCAAAGCTGCCAATGCAGCAGGGCAGGTTTGGGACTACAGCTCCATCacctggggagcagctgctggtctGGGGCTTCACTGCAGCAGTTCTACTGCTCTCAGTGCCCAGTGGGATCCTTCGTCAGTGCCATGCTGCTGCTTGCCATGCCCTGTAAATGCTGCAGACATAGTTATCACTGGGGAAAATCTCTGCtgctattaaaattaaatgcttttaaaatttaatggcCAAAAATGAAAAGGTCTGTATTCATTTCAAACCAAGTGAAATAGGGGTATGGGGATTTTTAGCAGCTGAAAGGGAacttagaaataaaactggTTAATGCAGGTGAGTCACCTGACCTGGAATCTCCTAGCAAATCTGAAAATGAGCAAATGGCAAATCTGCTTTAATGATTTTAGTGCCACTTTAAACATTGGAAAGGGTTTGAGCGCTGTGTCCCAGAGCACCTCAGGAgctgctttcttccctttctgtatggttcttccagcattttgttgtttttttctttttagcatcTGCCCAAGGCAAAGGGTATCACAGCACAACTATGACATGGGCTGCACACCCCGTTACCAGAGGCACAAATAACAGCCCAGATTCCCTAAGCCTGAAGGTGACCACAGGTCTGCATAGGCAGGGCCATTCCCTGGAGTCCCTTGGCACAGCTGATGTTGGAATGGAAACAGTCCTTGTCCTAAATGTGGCAGAGAGCCCACACAGGGCTGTCCCTGCTGGGCACAGGGCTGCCCCCATGGTATGCAGGGGCTGTCCGGCTTGGCCCCTTCCTGGCAGGGAAGCCTGGCCACATGTCAGCACCTTGGCACTGCAATGCTAACCTCTTCATCCTGGCACTGGTGGCACAAACCCAAACCTCATGCTGTTGCCTTCACAGCTTGTGCTACTTTGCAAAATGCCTTGGCAGTGGAAATCTGGGTGTACGAGCCAGGCAAAATGGGCATGTGCaatgctccagctgcagcatcccttgatggggacagggactgggccctgggctgggaggttcctggggagctggggtggaGGGATTCAGGGAGATCAGTGGCTCTTCATACTAATTTTGGAGCCTTCTGCATGCACGTTTAAAGCAGGTGCTGAGATACCTGGCAAAGCACATGATTCCAGAAAGCAACCGAAGTGAGGTTCCACGTATGACGGCGAGTGCTAGCACAGGCAGGATGAGGGCTTTGCCTCCCTTGGCTGAGCACAGGTTAAATGGGTCATGTTGGTGCAGAGACACAACCTCCCTGTTCTGACGTGCACCAGCCCTGGCCATGGTTTCATTTCCTGTGGGTTAAGGTTGTCTGACCCGTGGTGTCTCtgtttaaaactgatttttggCTTGAgcagacagacagcagctctgagTCACAGGGGTAGGCGGGGGCGGCAGAGGGGTCTTTGTGACTGGCTGAGAGGGAATCAGTGTTTATTTCCAAACGCTCAAAGCGATGACAAATTCCAGAGGAGCTGTAATTGTTATAACCTTGAATTATCCAGGAACCAAACTGCCTGCACCATGTCGCCTTTGTATGTCTTGGTTTACCCTCCAGGGTTTCCCACTGGGGACAGCCTGAATGCAGCAActgagaggcagaggcagcaggaacagGGATGTCTTCTAGCTTTGAAGTTGAGTTTAATCCTGTTAAAAGCCATATGCGTGAGCATACGTTCTGCCTGGCACTGCAAGCATGGGGTGGTGgttcccctcctgctctgccagtCTGTGTTATCACCCTGCACGTGGGCACCcccaggctggcagggacctgcCTGTGCCCCATGCTGCAGGTGGCACACTGCTCATGGCTCGGGTCCTCACCAAGTCAGGTTAACATAGCTGAGGGCTGCCCCACCATGAAATCCCCACCAAGGCCTTGGGGATACCTAGTGGTTCCCGCTGCACagggcgtggggctgggggaggaacTGGCCACTACCCCATTGCTCATGGGACTGGAGAAGCCTGTGGCAGTCAGGAAGCAGAGCACAACACTTGCCTGGGCAGGGGCTGAGTGACCTGTGAGCCCCGTGGAGGTGAGGAGGAGCTCAGCCCTATGCAACACAAAGCCGCAGCAGCAGGGGTCTGCATGCACGgtcccagcctcccccagccacTAGCCCTCTGGATGAGTCCAAGACCCCTGATGTGTACAGGAAAGTTTGGGACTGGGGCCAGCATTCAGGTGTGTCTTCACTGGCCTTGAATTGGCAGTTCTGGGCCTGCAGCTGTTCTGAGATTTGCCCCTGTCAGAGCTGTCCCTCACACCCCACAGCAGAGGAACAGCTTCCAGGTGCCTCTCGCAGTCTGGCTTGTGTCCCTGTGCTCTGCGCTGTGATGGAGTGGGACACATGGTAGCTCCTGAGCAGCACATGCTGGTGGCTGACTGCTCCTGCGGGACTTCACAGGGACCACGGGCTCCTCCATTAAGGTGGTTGTGGCTGTGGTTGGTTGCTCCCTGACATGCAGCCTCTGGAGTTTGTGGCATGAAAACTTTACAAAGAGTGGTTAGGAGCTTTCTCAGCTTTGGGACCATCGGTGTGTCAGAGAGCTACATTGGACTGGGGATGGACTCTAAATAGCAATGTGAGCCCCTTCTCAGGCGGATGCTCGATGTGGTCTCTGGGCTGGGCCCTCATCCTGCATAACAGGAGTGACTCCATGGCTCTTGTCCCAGGGCATCCATTTCACACACATGTCTCTCTTGGTGTAGGGAGGACGTCTGTTCCCAGCTTAGAGGAAGAAATTGATTTTCTGGCAGACGTGCTGGCCAGGCAGGACGCTACTCGACCCCACGCACTACAGGATGGCAAGCCCAGGAGTAAGTGCTACTTCCAGTCAGTAGAGTCCTGCTCAGAACTGGGGAGCTCATGGGGCAGGAAATCACACCCAAGTTTCCTGCCAGTCCCTGGCTGACCGGGACAGAACAACAGTGCCAGCCTGGAGCCACCAGGcgctgcacagccctgcttttGGAGGAGGCTGCTGTTCCTCCCCATGCAGGGATGTCCCCTGCTTGCCCAGTTCCTGGCCCTGAGTGACTTGGGCCAGGCCTTCCCTAGCTGCATCCCTCTCAGGCATGCATCTGGGCACCAGGCATGCTGCTCTGCTCACACCCAGCTTTGTCCCATAGCCACCCCAGCCACCACTGGGAGACAGCGAGTGCCCAGCAGGTTGAGAGAGGAGCTTCTGCGGAGGGGCCCAGCTGGCAGCAAGGCAGCTGCCACCCTCTCCACCTCTACCAGCACTGCAGCAACGAAGTATCCTGTGGAGGCATCCCCCATCCCTTCGAATGACGACGTGGTGCTTGGTAAGGCCCACAAAACAGATGTGGGAGGTCTCACACCCTCACCTGGGAAACATAGGCTGGCAGTGGCCACGCTGGTTCTGCACTGCTCTGGGCAATGCAGGGTGGGCGCTGCACAGCTGGGGCTCACCCCATTTTCCCCTCCACAGGGCTGATCGTGGTGTGCACAGTGGCTGGGATCTCTGCTCTGATTGTGGCTGCAGTCTGCTGGTGCAGGTAAGCACAAACCTGCTGGTGCTGACAAGTCCTTCAGTGTCCTTGTTCCTGGGAAGCTTGTTTCCCCTGTTCTCCAGGGCGTGGGGAAGTCTTGGAGTAAAGGTAACAGCTGTCCATGCTGGTCCCACTGCAGACATGCCACTGCCCATCTCCACCAGGGTCTGTGCTGGAGGGCAATGGTGGGACACCCCCACACCAGGCATAGACCATGACTCCTGAGAGCGCTGGTACATGCTGTGAGCATCACTTTGGTACTGGGTGCTGACTCCCGTGGCGTATTGGTGGCTCATCTCCAGCTCCCTGTGTACCCATGGCCTGCAGGATGGAGGTGGCTGTGACCAGGTCCCCACACAGTGGCAGAGCCACCTGGCCTAAGTGTGCAGCCGGTCACAGGTACCATCACAGAGAACAGGGATCTGTGTGGGAGGGCTGGGGCCCCCAGGAGGACCACTGGCTCCCCTCTGCGAGTTACTCCTGACATTGCTGTCCTCTCCCATCGCCAGGCTGCAGAAGGAGGTCAGGCTGGCACAGAAAGCAGACTACTCAGCAGAGAGAACGGCCAGCCCTCTCCCCTATGACAAGATCTCGGTAAGATGCCCACCTCCCTTCCTGCAGGGATTTTGGTGCTTGGGCCAGGCATATGTCCCCCCACGTGGCAGAGCCCCCCCAAGGTAGCTGCCGTAGGCCTGGGACTCTCCAGAGCCCTGCCCTCACAGCTGCCATCACTctctctgcagcctggggaCAAGACGCTGGCTCAGAGTGCCCAGATGTACCACTACcagcaccaaaagcagcagatgCTCTCCATGGAGAAGTAAGCAACCTTTACCTGGAAACAAAGATGTAGCAGCTCCAGAGCTGCCACAGCTGTGCCACAGGCTGAGGATCCCAATAGCCTGTGATGAGGACATGTGGTCTCTCTGCAACCTCTCTCCACAGGCATAAAGAGGAGCCCAAGGTGCCAGACTCAGCATCATCCGATGAGGAGAACGAGGATGGAGACTTCACTGTGTACGAGTGCCCTGGGCTGGCTCCGGTAAGGTGGGCACGGGATGGCTGGGGCacctctgagctctgcagggTGTGCTGGGGGGACCCTGTGCCTGTGGGGTGGGCTCAATCAGATGCCCAGGATGTGTGGCTCATCACAAAGAGCCTTTTAAACTTGTCCTTCATCAGCCCCTGAAATGGTCTGgtccctctgccttctccctgtCTCCCAGTCAGCTCCCAACAGGCCACCAGACTCCAACAGGCAGGAACAGGGCTCCCCAAGAAGGGGCAGGGACTGGGACGTGGGGATAGCCTGCTGCACTGGAATATGGGCACGCGAAGGGGTGGCTCATCCTGTTGGTTTGTGACCTCTCAGACCCAGAGGGGGCATTTCTGACCCTGCAGCTCGAAGGGGACCCTGGGGAAGGGCAGCTCCTAACAGCCCTGGGTACAAAGAGCACAAAGAGGCCCCGAAGGAGCCTTTCACATGGTAATGGCTGCGGAGCCCGGCCATCAGGGCCCAGATTAAGGGTCATCATTACATCTTTACAGGCCCATTAAGGGGCAGTTGATGGCAGTCTGGGCAATGAACCCCATTCCTGCCAGCCAGGTTGCTGGACATTGTGGTATGGGTTTCTGGGcccacagcccagcacctcACCCCACCGCTGTTCAGGGTTGGCCAGAGGATTCCAGCTGGGGGGCCAAGGCCTCCCACCCTcgggtgctgctgtgctgtgccctggggctggggtccAAGCCCGGCCCCATGGGATGGGgaggctcagccccacagcacgGCCCTGACCTTCTGCTTTTCCCCTCCATCCCACTCTGCAGACTGGAGAAATGGAAGTGAGGAACCCGCTGTTTGACGACTCGTCCCTAcaccccccaaaccccaagTTGCACCAGTAacatccccccctccccacacccaAGCTCGCTATGGACTGTGTGCGGAACGGCATGGCCCAGGCGCCACAGGGCGCCCATGCTGGGCCGAGGGGCACAGGTCCCTCTGCCAGACTGTTCGACGCCTGCCCAATAAACACCCACTAACAGCTATGGGAGGGGGGGGTCGCCCCCGTTTCCAGCGTCCTTGTCCTCTTTGCCGATGTGATCGCGTCCCTGCCATCTGTtcgctgctccagctccggggAAcgcaccagccctgcagggcgCCCAAGGGCAATCAGTGCCAGTGACGTCGGGGCCATGGCACTTCCTCTGTGTTGTGCTTTGAGGAGGGCTAAGGGCTGTTTCCCAATGCAGCTGGGGACGATCAGAGTGGGATTTGGGGAGCAGGCTCAGGGCTGACAGTGTTGAAGATGCCTGGACAGCCCAGAGGAGTGGGTGCTGCCAGTCAGATGCAGCTGGGGCCAAACTGCTGAAAGCCCCTCCAGGAGGGACTGAAACTTTCCTAGGAGTTGATGGCATCTCTGGCAGCTTCAGCGCTGACTGGCACCAAGACCTGCTCagtcctctcctccccagccatGTTAGCaaaaggcaggagcaggagggatcTCAGGCAGGTTGTAGGCATTGCTCCCCACAGTGCTCCTTCAGCCGCCACAGAGGCCACACTGTGGTGCCTGGCCAGGAGGAGGGGGTCTGCCTGGGTCCCTGGGCCAGCACTGTCCCCTCTTTGGGGCTGGTCCTTAGAGGCCCTGGGATGCAGGCCCTGGCAGTCCTGGTGCCACTGCACACCCTAACCCCCCTCCCAGCAAGGTGACAGGGCCTGAGGGACCCCATGCCCGGGCTGTGCCCACTGGAGATGGAGGATTCCCTAGAGGCCCTTGCTCCTTGCTGGAATCTCACCCCAGGCATCAATGCAGTGAACAATCAGAAGGGGTTaagtattttggttttaaaccTGTGTAGctgtggaggaggaaggagagagaagggcAGGAACACAGACGGCCAGGAGCAGTAAGCAAGTCACAGTGTCTTTCCTGCACTGCTTCCCCAAGCCACACAGAGCCTTTGGAGTGAGAACAGTCGGGCAAGCATAGCTTTGCCCAGTGCAGAGCAAGAGCAGCCAAAATGCTCCCTCCACATGCCAGCATTTCCCCTGGCCCCTGCCCTTGTCCAAACCCACACCCTTGCCCAGTGGAGCCCATGTCCTTAGCAGCATCCCCACACCCCCTGGCCCATTGCTCTCTCCAGACATCCCATCATGGCAGAGGACAGTCTCCTCCAGTCCATCTTAGGGTCCAGGGCCCCACCTGAACCCTCTGCCCATGTCTGTATGTCTGGGTGGAGCATGCAGGAGAGGGATGAGTTGTGCTCTTGCCAGTTGCTGCAAGCACATCCTTGCTCAGAGCCTGATGCTCCAAGTCCCAGAGCGTCCCTGCTGCACTGGCCACAAGCCCTCTAGCACAGGGCTTGGGATGAGTTTGCAGATGTTTTCATGTCTAGCCCCTGGTGTGGACCATCATAGCCACCGATGACCTGCTGCACAAGGGAAGCCTGTTGCAAGTGCAGGAGCTGTTGCCAGCGCAGCCACCCCCCAGCAGGTATGGCATGGCGGAGACAGTGGTGTGGCCCTGTGTTAGCATGGTGGAGGTGCAGGGTTGTCTCCCCACAGGGCTCAATGGCAGCAGTCATCACTGCACAGATCCTTTCTCTTCGCCGTGCTGTTACATGCGGGTTGCTGCCCCTCTCCCCAAGACCATTGTTGTTGTATGGATTgtagttattttaaaaggaaattttattaaaCAACCATGTTTGAGACCCATGTGAGTGTGTGCTGTGGGGCTAGGcgggctgtgccctgctgcaaCTTTGCTCTGTTGCAGGTGCTTGGATGTGGGTCCTGTGCTGGGACCtttgtgtgtgggggggtctcctctggggaggaggggatgccaggggcagggagggcagctgCCATTCCCCCATCCCAAAACCTTCCCCGAGAGAGCAAGAGTAACTGCCTGCCCTCTTGCTCTAACAGCAGAACTTTCAGGGAGCCAACTCTCTGGACCATGCCCAGGGATTTTCCTAGACCCAGCAAGAACCATTTTACTTTCTTGCTTCTCAGATGTATGTGTTTGCCAGAACATCCACTCCACTGGGACAGATTTCCCTGGAGAGGTGTTGAGTGGAAGCCCCCAGCTGTGTctgcctgcacccagccctAAATCACCCAGGGCAAACCCTCCCATCCTGATAATCTCTCACCCCCCAGGGCCGGGCCCTTCGCACCTCAGTGGGGCTGGCAGATAAGGGCTATCGGTGCTCCCTCCCACCAGCCATTGTGTAGCCATAGGAGCTCCCAGCCCTTTGATCACGCCAGCC harbors:
- the NPDC1 gene encoding neural proliferation differentiation and control protein 1, which encodes MVAARRGALLLLLFAALGACRPRAARAAEPCPRSLDCTLQRREFCPPGSGACGPCLPQFLEDDKGRCVQKKLSLSGRTSVPSLEEEIDFLADVLARQDATRPHALQDGKPRTTPATTGRQRVPSRLREELLRRGPAGSKAAATLSTSTSTAATKYPVEASPIPSNDDVVLGLIVVCTVAGISALIVAAVCWCRLQKEVRLAQKADYSAERTASPLPYDKISPGDKTLAQSAQMYHYQHQKQQMLSMEKHKEEPKVPDSASSDEENEDGDFTVYECPGLAPTGEMEVRNPLFDDSSLHPPNPKLHQ